GTGTGTGAAATTACCCTGATCTCTGTAATGGAGACTACCCTGTTCAGACATGGCCTATTgtcagttttgtgtgtgtgtgagtacgctATGTGTTACTCTTGTTCCTTCATGTCTATTTGCTCAAGCTCGCTCTTCTCCCACTCTGTACGGTAACGTAACCCACACCACAGGAGgtcggtggcaccttaattggggaggacgggctcatggtaatggctggagtggaatcagtggaatggtattaaacaggtggtttccaggtgttagatgccattccattcactccattccagccattattatgagccgtcctcgtgtcagcagcctccactgcttcgCACATCCACATTTAGTCAGCCCTCCAAATGGTTATTGACATGTTTGTTTGCTCTGGCAGGAGTGGGTACGGTGGTGCCCCTAGCCCAGGCTGGTCTGTGGGATGAGCGTGGTGTAGCGGCGGAGAACGGAACAGCAGAGTGACTGAGTGACGAGAATGGGTAGGAGGGGCTGCAGGCTAGCTGTCTCCACTGGTGTCTCCACTGCAGTCCTCTACGGCTCCTTGGCCCTGTTTGTCTCCATCCTGCACAACGTCTTCCTGCTGTACTACGTGGAGACCTTTGTCTCTGTTTACAAGATCGACAAGCTCTCCTTCTGGGTGGGAGAGGTGAGTGACACTTCCTGCTCTCCATGGGTTATTATAATAGCTGTATTTTGGAAGCTTTCTGCTTTAGACAGTGTGACAATGACTGATAGCCTGGCTTTTTTCTGGGTTAGGGTGTTTAATGCTGGTCTGTTCTactaactcctccccctctctctctgcccacacAGGCAGTGTTTCTGATATGGAACAGCTTGAACGACCCTCTCTTCGGCTGGCTGAGTGACCGCTCCTTCCTCAGCTCCTCACAGTAAGACCTcgttctctttcctctctttctcaaatCAATGGTGCCGCTTTCTCGTTACCCTGCTCTTTTTTAAATATCTTTGTCTTGCTCTCTCCCGCTTTCTCGCTCCCTCCCTATTTTTAACTTTCCCTCACTCTATCTTGAAAGCACGGTTGAACGCCACAGTTGGTGAAAAGTGGGAGAAGTTTGTCTTTACCGTTGCACTGAACTTTttttcactccccccccccccatcgtaGGTCTGGCACCCAGATCTCCAGCCCAGAGGTGGTACTAAAGCGGTTGGCGGCCCTCTCCCGGAATGGCCCCCTGTTCGCCATCTCGTTCCTGGCCTTTTGGGTGTCATGGGCACGGCCGGGCATCCAGTTCCTAGTGTGCCTGTGCCTGTATGACGGATTCCTCACCGTGGTGGACCTCAACCACAACGCCTTGCTGGCCGACCTGGCCGTGTCGGCCAATGACCGCACGCGCCTCAACTTCCACTGCTCGCTGTTCAGTGCCCTGGGCTCGCTCTCCGTCTTCCTGTCCTACAGCGTCTGGGACAAGGGCGACTTCCACTCGTTCCGGATCTTCTGCGTGACGCTGGCGGCCGTCTCGGCACTGGGCTTCGCCGCCGTGTCGCGCCTGTTGACGAGGCGATTTGAGAAGGAGGCGCGTCTGAGGCAAGACGAGGCTCAGGCACTCAAGGAGTAGGTGACACGATCATTCATGTATGCACTTGAGAAACACTCGGTTTACATTATTCACTGACAAGCAAGGGGCAACTGAacaacacctgttgtttatgggTTTGCGTCCAACAACTCAGCCTTATGGCTTCAAATCAAGCCTTTAATCTTTCTATCCCGTGGTGCCTAAGCCAGCCTTGGCCATGGATATTGCTTGCTAATGGTATTTTTAAAGAGACTGTAATGGAATTGAATTGCGAGTTAATAACATTGCACAGTCtgcacacactcatacagtatATCTGGCAGGGAGATGACGCTAACACTTGCTCAGTTTACAGACTCAATCCCCTGGGTAGTGTGTGTGACACTGATTGTCCTTTCACtaatccccctcctcctccccctctcaggtTGAGCATTGTCCAGAACCCTCTGACTCAGCAGGAGATGCCAGTCACTCTAGGAGAGTATCTAAGGCAGCTCTCCAAGCACAGAAACTTTATGTGGTTCGCCTCTATGAACCTGGTACAGGTGTTTCACTGCCACTTCAACAGCAACTTCTTCCCTCTGTTCCTGGAGCACCTCCTCTCTGACAGCATCTCTGCCTCCACTGGCTCCATTCTGCTGGGTAAGAGACGAGCATACTACTGCTGGTTATGTTTCATGACCAGGGAAAGGCCTCATTCATAGAATGGGCTTAGTttcatagcctggtcccagatctatttgtgcTGTCTTGTCTATTATACTGTACATTTGGTCTGACTGACCATAGGAATAGGCAAAactgcacaaacagatctgggaccaggcttttCGTTTTGGTCTTTTATTTTTTGGAGAGGATTCGTTTTTAGAATGTGAGGAAACATTTATTATCTTCAGTAATTAATATTATTTGTCTACATATTTAATActtagcaaaaaaataaatgtcctctcactgtcaaatgcgtttattttcagcaaacttaacatgtataaatatttatatgaacataagattcaacaactgatacataaactgaacaagttccacagacatgtgactaactaaaatggaataatgtgtccctgaacaaagggggggggtcaaaatcaaaagtaacagtcagtatctggtgtggccaccagctgcattaagtactgcagtgcatctcctcctcgtggactgcaccagatttgccagtccttgctgtgagatgtcaccccactctttcaccaaggcacctgcatatTCCTGGACATTTTGGGGGGGGAATggctctagccctcaccctccgatccaacaggtcccaggcgtgctcaatgggattgagatccgggctcttcgctggccatggcagaacactggcattcctgtcttgcagaaaatcacacacagaacaagcagtgtggctggtggcattgtcatgctggagggtcatgtcaggatgagcctgcaggaaggataccaaatgggggaggaggatgttttccctgtaacgcacagcattgagatttcaggcaatgacaacaagctcagtccgatgatgctgtgacacatcgccccagaccatgacggaccctccacctccaaatcgatcccgctccagagtacaggcctctgtaacgctcattccttcgacgattaaacgcgaatccgaccatcacccctggtgagacacaaccgcgactcgtcagtgaagagcactttttgccagtcctgtctggtccagtgaggTGGGTTTCTGCCcctaggcgacgttgttgccggtgatgtctgaggacttgccttacaacaggcctacaagccctcagtccagcctctctcaacctattgcggacattctgagcactgatggggggattgtgcattcctggtgtaactcgggcagttgttttccatcctgtacctgcatgtgtgatgttcggatgtaccgatcctgtgcaggtgttacacgtggtctgccactgcaaggacgatcagtgGTCCGCCctatctccctgtagcactgtcttaggcgtctcacagtatggacattgcaatttattgctctggccacatttgcagtccgcatgcctctttgcagcatgcccaaggcacgttcacacagatgagcagggaccctgggcatctttcttttggtgtttttcagagtcagtagaagggcctctttagtgtcctaagttctcataactgtgaccttaattgcctaccgtctgtaagctgttagtgtcttaacgaccgtgccacaggtgcatgttcattaattgtttatggttcattgaacaagcatgggaaacagtgtttaaaaacTTTACAATGaacatctgtgaagttatttggatttttatgaatgatctttgaaagacagggtcctgaaaaagggacattttctTTGAGTTTATTTACTGTCCACTAACAGTTGCTCTCACCTCACAGGGATCTCCTACATAGCCCCCCACCTGAACAACCTGTATTTCCTGACCCTGTGCCAGCGTTACGGGGTGTATACAGTCATCCGCTGGCTGTTCCTGGTCAAGCTGGCCCTCAGTGTGGCCATGCTGCTGGCCGGGGCCGACCAGGTCTACCTGCTGTGCATCTTCATTGCCaggtactgacacacacacagtttagatATCAAGGTCATGTACTCAAGTCATGGAAGTTATTTTCATATCAAGGACCCAGTGGGGTTTTCCAATACTTGTTTTGTGTGGCTCTGTTTGCATTGGATCTGGCTGAGTGTTGTCAGCCAAGACGACCAATCCCTTTATCAACATGGGGCTGGCAGTGGCTGGGCGCAGCCTACCACTTGTCCTCTTGGCACAGTGTCATTGTTTTCATAGCGTACACTGAGATAAAGTCAGAGTGGGGGAGAGGTCTTGCTCTATTGGTTTCGGACTTCGTATAAATGCCTTGAcccagtattattattattgttatttttaaacTCCTGCTCAGGAAAATCTGATGCAGAATCCACCTCATTTGTATATTAGCAGTTGGAAACAGTGACAACACTTCAGTAACGGCTCTGAAATGTCCTTCTCCCTCAGTAACCGAGTGTTTACGGAGGGCACCTGCAAGCTGTTGAACCTGGTCATCACGGACCTGGTGGACGAGGACTTTGTGGTGAACCGGCGCCAGCAGGCGGCATCGGCGCTGCTCTTCGGCATGGTTGCCCTGGTGACCAAGCCTGGCCAGACCTTCGCCCCTCTCATCGGCACCTGGCTGCTGTGTGTCTACACAGGTATACTTTATATGGACAGTGGGGGGCAAAAGTCTGTTTTTAATGAAGGCTCCTTGATGATGGAAATGCAGATATCCGCCGCTGTGAATGAACTAGAATCAAACCAATTTCACCAACCTTACTCTAGGTGGATTCCCACGAGTTCATGCCTGTTATTTATTCTAATCTGGCTATTTCTTTCCAGGCTACGATATCTTTGAGAGAAACTCCGTACAGGACTCAGCGGCAGCGCCCCCCGTCTCGGGCCAAGCGAGCTCCACTGTTCCATTGCGCCAGGGCTGTTTCTACTTGCTGGTGTTTGTGCCCATCTCCTGCGCCCTGTTGCAGCTAATGGCCTGGTCCCGCTTCACCCTCCACGGCCGCAGACTGCAGGGCGTCAAGGCCCAGAGGCAGGGAGCCCAGCACAGCCATCTCATGGACGTCAAGGCTATCTGATATGAGGCCAGCTCGTCCGCACCTTCGCTCAACTGCTTAATGCCATACCACCCACTGCCATTGGGGTCAGCAGAGAGGAATGTAGACAGGAGAACTGATGAAATCTCGCTGTCTAGCCAGggacaaaaatatttttggggtgtGAAACAACATGCCTTATTTTGATATGAAGAGGACAAAGACTATATTTATGTATGAACTGATGACCAAATGATATCGCAGAGCCAATCAAAGAATGAGAAGCTCATACCCCTCTCTGGGATAGGGCAAAGGTGTGACGCCTCCTGTTTATCCAGCGAGTAGACATCATCCTAGGTTGAGGCGTAGCCTGGTATGCATCTCTATCCCCAAAGGAATACACATTGTCACTAACCTTGCTATTACAGTGTGGTTAACCAAAGCCAGAGTCTGCATAGCTAGGTAAATACCAATCTTTCTGATGTGTTTAGGGAAATACTAAGTACTGAAAACaggtgtgtgcgtgcacatgagCATAACATCTAAATCCTGATTTGCATAGACGTTGCTCTTGAAATTGCATTAAGGTTTGTGACCATCACCATGCTATTGTCTTCATGAAGTACTACTAGTACTAATCTgtattttcaaaagtctaacaaatgttttactgtgaccGGTACTAAAATAACTGCCATCTCCAATATTCAACTCTGTTTCCTATGTTTTCTCACACATGATGTTTTAACCTGATGTGACTATTACAAAACAAGGCCCTAAACAACCTCTGTTTACATTTGTACCCCAGATCAGGAAAGAAATGCAGTTTTATAGACCATGAAGAGAATTGAGAAACCGATTTGACTGAACATGAAACTATTGTGTCATGATGACCTGATATATGATAATCATGGTATATAATACATTATGTACTTTTTTTTTCAAAGTTATTTTTATTACTGCTGCTACATGAGTGTTAAGGAGTCTTAAATTCCATTATCAATTTATATCTCTAAACAAAAGTATTCTCGTAATTTGTCAAATACTGGAGACCCCTTCATGGAAGTGTTTGAGTGACTCAGGAATTACAGTTTCATCACAATGTGATTTAAGTAACCAGAAGGAAAGCAGAGGTTATCTTACAAGACAGCCTTACAGCAGAGATGCCTGTATTTGCCAGCTTTGTTACAAAATACTGTACAATGTTTGTCTGGTTGAACCACTGCTCAATGTAGCATCTGCCATTTTCTGAC
This genomic window from Oncorhynchus kisutch isolate 150728-3 linkage group LG20, Okis_V2, whole genome shotgun sequence contains:
- the LOC109865857 gene encoding transmembrane protein 180-like; this encodes MGRRGCRLAVSTGVSTAVLYGSLALFVSILHNVFLLYYVETFVSVYKIDKLSFWVGEAVFLIWNSLNDPLFGWLSDRSFLSSSQSGTQISSPEVVLKRLAALSRNGPLFAISFLAFWVSWARPGIQFLVCLCLYDGFLTVVDLNHNALLADLAVSANDRTRLNFHCSLFSALGSLSVFLSYSVWDKGDFHSFRIFCVTLAAVSALGFAAVSRLLTRRFEKEARLRQDEAQALKELSIVQNPLTQQEMPVTLGEYLRQLSKHRNFMWFASMNLVQVFHCHFNSNFFPLFLEHLLSDSISASTGSILLGISYIAPHLNNLYFLTLCQRYGVYTVIRWLFLVKLALSVAMLLAGADQVYLLCIFIASNRVFTEGTCKLLNLVITDLVDEDFVVNRRQQAASALLFGMVALVTKPGQTFAPLIGTWLLCVYTGYDIFERNSVQDSAAAPPVSGQASSTVPLRQGCFYLLVFVPISCALLQLMAWSRFTLHGRRLQGVKAQRQGAQHSHLMDVKAI